A DNA window from Callospermophilus lateralis isolate mCalLat2 chromosome X, mCalLat2.hap1, whole genome shotgun sequence contains the following coding sequences:
- the Dkc1 gene encoding H/ACA ribonucleoprotein complex subunit DKC1 isoform X2 translates to MADEEVILPKKHKKKKERKSLQEEDVAEIQHAEEFLIKPESKVAQLDTSQWPLLLKNFDKLNVRTTHYTPLPCGSNPLKREIGDYIRTGFINLDKPSNPSSHEVVAWIRRILRVEKTGHSGTLDPKVTGCLIVCIERATRLVKSQQSAGKEYVGIVRLHNVIEGGTQLSRALETLTGALFQRPPLIAAVKRQLRVRTIYESKMIEYDPERRLGIFWVSCEAGTYIRTLCVHLGLLLGVGGQMQELRRVRSGVMSEKDHMVTMHDVLDAQWLYDNHKDESYLRRVVYPLEKLLTSHKRLVMKDSAVNAICYGAKIMLPGVLRYEDGIEVNQEIVVITTKGEAICMAIALMTTAVISTCDHGIVAKIKRVIMERDTYPRKWGLGPKASQKKLMIKQGLLDKHGKPTDNTPATWKQEYIDYSDSGKREVVAEVLKTTPLVAEVVKAPQVVSEAVKVPKRKRESESESDENPPAAPQLIKKEKKKNKKDKKAKAALEHGGEPGDGDSDTTKKKKKKKKKAKVVEVMSE, encoded by the exons ATGGCGGACGAGGAAG TTATTTTACCAAAGAAACATAAGAAGAAAAAGGAGCGGAAGTCTTTACAAGAAGAAGATGTAGCT GAAATACAGCATGCTGAAGAATTTCTTATCAAACCAGAATCCAAAGTGGCTCAGTTGGATACATCTCAGTGGCCCTTGTTGCTAAAG AATTTCGATAAGCTAAATGTAAGGACAACACACTATACACCTCTTCCTTGTGGTTCAAATCCTCTGAAGAGGGAGATTGGGGACTATATCAG GACAGGTTTTATTAATCTTGACAAGCCCTCTAACCCCTCTTCCCATGAGGTGGTAGCCTGGATCCGACGAATACTTCGGGTAGAGAAGACAGGACACAGTGGCACCTTGGATCCAAAGGTGACTGGCTGTTTAATCGTGTGCATAGAACGTGCAACACGTTTGGTGAAATCACAACAGAGTGCAG GCAAAGAGTATGTGGGAATTGTCCGGCTGCACAATGTTATTGAAGGGGGGACTCAGCTTTCTAGG GCCCTAGAAACTCTGACAGGTGCCCTGTTCCAGCGACCCCCACTTATTGCTGCAGTAAAGAGGCAACTCCGAGTGAGGACTATCTATGAGAGCAAAatgattgaatatgatcctgaaaGAAGACTAG GAATCTTTTGGGTGAGTTGTGAGGCTGGCACCTACATTCGGACACTGTGTGTACACCTTGGCTTGTTGTTGGGAGTTGGTGGTCAGATGCAGGAACTTCGGAGGGTTCGTTCTGGAGTCATGAGTGAAAAG GACCATATGGTGACAATGCATGATGTGCTTGATGCTCAGTGGCTATATGATAACCACAAGGATGAGAGTTACCTGCGGCGAGTTGTTTACCCTTTGGAAAAGCTGTTGACATCCCATAAACGATTGGTTATGAAAGATAGTGCA GTAAATGCAATCTGCTATGGGGCCAAGATTATGCTGCCAGGTGTTCTCCGATATGAAGATGGCATTGAGGTCAACCAGGAGATTGTGGTCATCACTACCAAGGGGGAAGCAATCTGCATGG CTATTGCGTTGATGACCACAGCAGTGATCTCTACCTGTGACCATGGTATAGTAGCAAAGATCAAGAGAGTGATCATGGAGAGAGATACCTACCCTCGGAAGTGGGGTTTGGGTCCAAAG GCAAGTCAGAAGAAGCTAATGATCAAGCAAGGTCTTCTGGACAAGCATGGCAAACCCACAGATAACACTCCTGCCACCTGGAAGCAGGAGTACATTGACTACAG tgATTCTGGCAAAAGAGAGGTGGTTGCTGAAGTACTAAAAACCACACCTTTAGTTGCTGAAGTGGTAAAAGCCCCACAGGTAGTTTCTGAAGCTGTAAAAGTCCCAAAG CGGAAGCGAGAGAGTGAGAGTGAAAGTGATGAGAACCCTCCAGCAGCTCCCCAGTTGAtcaagaaggaaaagaagaagaataagAAAGACAAAAAGGCCAAAGCTGCATTAGAGCATGGGGGCGAGCCTGGAGATGGG GACAGTGACAccacaaagaagaagaagaagaagaagaagaaagcaaaAGTGGTGGAAGTGATGTCTGAGTAG
- the Dkc1 gene encoding H/ACA ribonucleoprotein complex subunit DKC1 isoform X1, producing the protein MADEEVVILPKKHKKKKERKSLQEEDVAEIQHAEEFLIKPESKVAQLDTSQWPLLLKNFDKLNVRTTHYTPLPCGSNPLKREIGDYIRTGFINLDKPSNPSSHEVVAWIRRILRVEKTGHSGTLDPKVTGCLIVCIERATRLVKSQQSAGKEYVGIVRLHNVIEGGTQLSRALETLTGALFQRPPLIAAVKRQLRVRTIYESKMIEYDPERRLGIFWVSCEAGTYIRTLCVHLGLLLGVGGQMQELRRVRSGVMSEKDHMVTMHDVLDAQWLYDNHKDESYLRRVVYPLEKLLTSHKRLVMKDSAVNAICYGAKIMLPGVLRYEDGIEVNQEIVVITTKGEAICMAIALMTTAVISTCDHGIVAKIKRVIMERDTYPRKWGLGPKASQKKLMIKQGLLDKHGKPTDNTPATWKQEYIDYSDSGKREVVAEVLKTTPLVAEVVKAPQVVSEAVKVPKRKRESESESDENPPAAPQLIKKEKKKNKKDKKAKAALEHGGEPGDGDSDTTKKKKKKKKKAKVVEVMSE; encoded by the exons ATGGCGGACGAGGAAG TAGTTATTTTACCAAAGAAACATAAGAAGAAAAAGGAGCGGAAGTCTTTACAAGAAGAAGATGTAGCT GAAATACAGCATGCTGAAGAATTTCTTATCAAACCAGAATCCAAAGTGGCTCAGTTGGATACATCTCAGTGGCCCTTGTTGCTAAAG AATTTCGATAAGCTAAATGTAAGGACAACACACTATACACCTCTTCCTTGTGGTTCAAATCCTCTGAAGAGGGAGATTGGGGACTATATCAG GACAGGTTTTATTAATCTTGACAAGCCCTCTAACCCCTCTTCCCATGAGGTGGTAGCCTGGATCCGACGAATACTTCGGGTAGAGAAGACAGGACACAGTGGCACCTTGGATCCAAAGGTGACTGGCTGTTTAATCGTGTGCATAGAACGTGCAACACGTTTGGTGAAATCACAACAGAGTGCAG GCAAAGAGTATGTGGGAATTGTCCGGCTGCACAATGTTATTGAAGGGGGGACTCAGCTTTCTAGG GCCCTAGAAACTCTGACAGGTGCCCTGTTCCAGCGACCCCCACTTATTGCTGCAGTAAAGAGGCAACTCCGAGTGAGGACTATCTATGAGAGCAAAatgattgaatatgatcctgaaaGAAGACTAG GAATCTTTTGGGTGAGTTGTGAGGCTGGCACCTACATTCGGACACTGTGTGTACACCTTGGCTTGTTGTTGGGAGTTGGTGGTCAGATGCAGGAACTTCGGAGGGTTCGTTCTGGAGTCATGAGTGAAAAG GACCATATGGTGACAATGCATGATGTGCTTGATGCTCAGTGGCTATATGATAACCACAAGGATGAGAGTTACCTGCGGCGAGTTGTTTACCCTTTGGAAAAGCTGTTGACATCCCATAAACGATTGGTTATGAAAGATAGTGCA GTAAATGCAATCTGCTATGGGGCCAAGATTATGCTGCCAGGTGTTCTCCGATATGAAGATGGCATTGAGGTCAACCAGGAGATTGTGGTCATCACTACCAAGGGGGAAGCAATCTGCATGG CTATTGCGTTGATGACCACAGCAGTGATCTCTACCTGTGACCATGGTATAGTAGCAAAGATCAAGAGAGTGATCATGGAGAGAGATACCTACCCTCGGAAGTGGGGTTTGGGTCCAAAG GCAAGTCAGAAGAAGCTAATGATCAAGCAAGGTCTTCTGGACAAGCATGGCAAACCCACAGATAACACTCCTGCCACCTGGAAGCAGGAGTACATTGACTACAG tgATTCTGGCAAAAGAGAGGTGGTTGCTGAAGTACTAAAAACCACACCTTTAGTTGCTGAAGTGGTAAAAGCCCCACAGGTAGTTTCTGAAGCTGTAAAAGTCCCAAAG CGGAAGCGAGAGAGTGAGAGTGAAAGTGATGAGAACCCTCCAGCAGCTCCCCAGTTGAtcaagaaggaaaagaagaagaataagAAAGACAAAAAGGCCAAAGCTGCATTAGAGCATGGGGGCGAGCCTGGAGATGGG GACAGTGACAccacaaagaagaagaagaagaagaagaagaaagcaaaAGTGGTGGAAGTGATGTCTGAGTAG